The following proteins are encoded in a genomic region of Bufo gargarizans isolate SCDJY-AF-19 unplaced genomic scaffold, ASM1485885v1 fragScaff_scaffold_322_pilon, whole genome shotgun sequence:
- the LOC122922404 gene encoding cilia- and flagella-associated protein 45-like → MPDSVVGSISSGSNGSQRSKARKYRTRALSSEVDESLFGVKQQPKNDAPIVQKAESGRRNAVSAPTRGRKPETIRIITSDLIRDLIVPSEDPSGLSLIMSYQDFTRIKKRARVLTKEEREKAMQAVKDEKEAAIEAANERKNFMKQKEMLRQKNEKLSDLEEEAQQRAQYLLQRANTMRMEQEDEIKKLNEMILSTKCHAIRDAQILEKDLISKELLTEEKRLDQMMEVERQQAIKMQEEMEEQRKLEKIRGKLHIIKQMGENEQSRILDEEQKDQEAQQILQFLEELQMEDYKDMERKKQEQLEIQAEIKRINAENERKKIERKEQERLADLRVLEYTKQKLAREAEYEAEQEKIKKEKEKEVARLRALQERARDHRAEQDTLRAKRNQEAMERAWRQKEKEEALKQTEMNTTLKKTRLEQVAQKEHFLAVQAQRDRAEFDRVLRVQRELMKKEHNEQEEKASQLIKHAGELRRQVRENEQKQVLERIDHFEEGKRLDEEARQRRARLDELKQKKLEELRMAGLPDKYCSMVARKADAHLTAVH, encoded by the exons ATg CCGGACAGTGTGGTGGGGTCGATCAGCTCCGGCTCTAACGGCTCCCAGCGATCCAAGGCCCGGAAATACCGCACCAGGGCCCTGAGCTCAGAGGTGGACGAGAGTCTGTTTGGAGTGAAG CAACAGCCGAAAAATGATGCTCCGATTGTACAGAAAGCCGAAAGTGGACGGCGTAACGCTGTGTCTGCGCCTACGCGGGGTCGCAAGCCCGAGACCATCCGGATCATCACCAGCGACCTGATCCGAGACCTTAT TGTGCCCTCCGAGGACCCCTCCGGCCTGTCCCTAATCATGTCCTACCAGGATTTCACTCGCATCAAGAAGAGAGCGCGGGTCCTGACCAAGGAGGAACGGGAGAAGGCGATGCAGGCTGTGAAAGACGAGAAAGAGGCGGCCATT GAAGCAGCTAATGAGCGTAAGAACTTCATGAAACAGAAGGAGATGCTTCGTCAGAAGAACGAAAAGCTGAGCGACCTGGAGGAGGAGGCCCAGCAGAGGGCGCAGTACCTCCTCCAGAGGGCCAACACCATGCGCATGGAGCAGGAGGACGAAATCAAGAAACTGAACGAG ATGATATTGAGCACTAAATGCCACGCCATCCGTGACGCCCAAATCCTAGAAAAAGATCTGATCTCCAAGGAGCTGTTGACTGAGGAGAAGAGGTTGGACCAGATGATGGAGGTGGAACGGCAGCAAGCCATCAAGAtgcaggaggagatggaggagcagCGGAAACTGGAAAAGATTAG AGGAAAACTCCACATCATAAAACAGATGGGGGAAAACGAGCAGTCGAGGATCCTGGACGAGGAGCAGAAGGATCAAGAGGCTCAGCAGATACTTCAGTTTCTGGAGGAGCTTCAGATGGAAGATTACAAG GACATGGAAAGGAAAAAGCAAGAACAGCTGGAAATCCAGGCAGAGATCAAACGCATCAACGCTGAGAACGAGCGGAAGAAGATAGAGCGGAAGGAGCAGGAGCGGCTGGCAGACCTGCGCGTGCTGGAATACACCAAGCAGAAGCTG GCTCGAGAGGCCGAGTACGAGGCCGAGCAGGAAAAAATTAAGAAGGAGAAAGAAAAGGAAGTCGCTCGCCTCAGAGCCCTGCAGGAAAGAGCCCGGGATCACCGCGCAGAGCAG GATACTCTCCGGGCCAAGAGAAACCAAGAAGCCATGGAGAGAGCGTGGCGTCAGAAAGAGAAGGAAGAAGCGTTGAAGCAAACAGAGATGAATACCACCTTGAAGAAGACTCGCCTGGAGCAGGTGGCTCAGAAGGAGCACTTTTTGGCCGTGCAGGCCCAACGGGACCGGGCGGAATTTGACAGGGTTTTACG GGTCCAACGGGAGCTGATGAAGAAAGAGCACAACGAGCAGGAGGAAAAGGCCAGTCAGCTGATAAAGCACGCAGGAGAGCTGAGGCGCCAGGTGCGGGAGAATGAGCAGAAGCAAGTCCTAGAGCGTATTGATCACTTCGAGGAGGGGAAGAGGTTGGATGAAGAGGCGCGGCAGCGTAGGGCACGTCTGGATGAACTGAAGCAGAAGAAGTTAGAAGAGCTGCG AATGGCCGGCCTCCCTGACAAGTACTGCTCAATGGTGGCACGGAAAGCTGATGCCCATCTCACCGCTGTCCACTAA